In one Pseudarthrobacter sp. NBSH8 genomic region, the following are encoded:
- a CDS encoding GntR family transcriptional regulator gives MAVQAEAPASSADTARARIRELIISGDFAPGSRLRERELSQTLAVSRVPVREALQQLEAEGFIDASPRRGATVKQITLRDVNELFEVRLSLEVLAARLAAQAAARGQPSSRLQQMMDQAEEATLRHDHAQIPLSNTALHAEIVAMGGNSLLESSMKPLLGRMQWLFTLTGHRDPQVQCAEHLSLCQAIYDGKPDLAAALAFAHVELGREPSLQGLAGRLPES, from the coding sequence ATGGCCGTCCAAGCGGAAGCCCCGGCGTCCTCGGCTGATACTGCCCGGGCCCGGATCCGGGAGTTGATCATCTCCGGTGACTTCGCGCCGGGGTCCCGGCTCAGGGAACGTGAGCTGTCCCAGACTCTGGCTGTTTCCCGGGTGCCCGTCCGGGAAGCCCTCCAGCAGCTCGAAGCCGAAGGCTTCATTGACGCCTCCCCCCGGCGTGGTGCCACCGTCAAGCAGATCACCCTGCGCGACGTCAACGAGCTCTTTGAGGTGCGGCTCAGCCTGGAAGTCCTCGCCGCACGCCTCGCGGCCCAGGCCGCGGCAAGAGGCCAGCCGTCGTCGCGGCTGCAGCAAATGATGGACCAGGCAGAAGAAGCAACCCTGCGCCACGACCATGCGCAGATACCGCTCAGCAATACGGCCCTGCACGCAGAGATCGTGGCGATGGGGGGCAACTCGCTGCTGGAGTCCTCCATGAAGCCCCTGCTGGGCAGGATGCAGTGGCTCTTCACTTTGACCGGGCACCGTGACCCCCAGGTTCAGTGTGCGGAGCACCTGAGCCTGTGCCAGGCCATTTATGACGGCAAGCCGGACCTGGCGGCGGCGCTGGCCTTCGCACACGTGGAGCTGGGCCGTGAACCGTCGCTCCAAGGACTGGCCGGGCGCCTCCCCGAAAGCTGA
- a CDS encoding ornithine cyclodeaminase family protein, producing the protein MTLILKASELQTLADMPGTIAAVERVFAGLSRGTAFQPAPDSLLLPSSDARFLPMAALSSAEELASVKLLADIPANRESGLPTQRSTIMLVSQLTGETLAILDGKVPTRVRTAAASAVATKLLARPGSTTLGLVGAGALAVAHVEAMLAVLPIENVVVWSRSADTVAAFCDEISHYGLNVTRAASVREVVAAADVLCTLTPAVEPVVRGEWFQPGLHVNAVGSRPRADHREIDSAGMVRARVFVDSLATARAKSGGLIIPVAEGVMSFEDVEAELGDVAAGTKAGRLGDEDVTLFNSVGIGLQDLAIGRLLYDAALHQGVGTRVELNN; encoded by the coding sequence ATGCCGGGGACCATTGCCGCCGTCGAACGCGTCTTTGCCGGCCTCAGCCGGGGCACCGCCTTTCAGCCGGCGCCGGACTCGCTCCTCCTGCCGTCCTCGGACGCGAGGTTCCTGCCGATGGCAGCGCTGTCCAGCGCCGAGGAGCTCGCGTCCGTCAAACTACTGGCGGACATCCCGGCAAACCGGGAGTCCGGCCTGCCCACGCAGCGGTCCACGATCATGCTTGTCTCCCAGCTAACCGGCGAAACCCTGGCCATCCTGGACGGCAAAGTCCCCACACGGGTCCGCACTGCCGCTGCCAGTGCGGTGGCGACGAAGCTCCTCGCGAGGCCCGGCAGCACCACCCTGGGACTGGTCGGTGCAGGCGCCCTGGCCGTTGCCCACGTGGAAGCCATGCTGGCCGTCCTCCCGATTGAAAACGTCGTGGTGTGGTCCCGTTCCGCGGACACGGTCGCCGCCTTCTGTGACGAGATTTCCCACTACGGCCTGAACGTCACGCGGGCGGCCAGCGTCCGGGAAGTGGTGGCGGCTGCCGATGTGCTGTGCACCCTCACGCCGGCCGTTGAGCCGGTGGTTAGGGGCGAGTGGTTCCAGCCCGGGCTGCACGTGAACGCCGTCGGATCCCGTCCGCGGGCGGACCACCGGGAGATTGATTCGGCGGGCATGGTGAGGGCCAGGGTCTTCGTGGACAGTCTGGCCACGGCCAGGGCCAAATCAGGCGGGCTGATCATCCCGGTGGCCGAAGGTGTGATGAGCTTTGAGGATGTGGAAGCCGAGCTCGGTGACGTGGCGGCGGGGACAAAAGCAGGTCGCCTGGGTGATGAGGACGTAACCTTGTTCAACTCGGTTGGTATAGGTCTGCAGGATCTTGCCATCGGGCGGCTCCTGTACGACGCTGCGCTCCATCAGGGGGTTGGCACCCGCGTGGAGCTGAATAACTGA
- a CDS encoding DUF3100 domain-containing protein codes for MSTSTKTTRIDKAGARLTLPVAALAFVIALAVQFIGQAKIDIGIGAIVIFPMVWGLILGLLVSIQKFKPLGLDLQRIAAALVGVAVLLLVARLAFNIGPSLPSLIKAGPALLLQEVGHLLGTIMLALPLAVLLRMGKATVGATFSLDREPSFAMVSEKYGPDSDQYRGVLAMYVFGTLFGAVYITLLTSLVANWKIFDPLALAMGAGVGSGSMMAASSASIIAAYPADQEAILGMAAVSNLITTILGVYVGIYIALPLADRFYKLLTRRQTREAAAVTAGAPAERGLADIEREEVQAEENRRFRERVAESSAAIKLPLWLSLSVLTVLGIGTASVAAKGFSLTIVAGYGIMLALVLVSVALAKVTKKISAIVYITTIGAYISSPWFFGAESLTTVIKTVDFLSIATVMLTLAGLSLGKDIPLLKNIGWKIIPVGLVAITASFLLSTVIAEFALGLWH; via the coding sequence ATGAGTACCAGCACCAAAACCACACGGATCGACAAAGCTGGTGCCCGGCTGACGCTTCCGGTCGCCGCCCTGGCCTTTGTCATCGCGCTGGCCGTCCAGTTCATCGGCCAGGCCAAGATCGATATCGGAATCGGCGCAATCGTCATCTTCCCCATGGTCTGGGGCCTCATCCTGGGGCTCCTGGTCTCCATCCAGAAGTTCAAGCCCCTGGGCCTGGACCTGCAGCGGATCGCCGCCGCCCTGGTGGGCGTGGCCGTGCTGCTGCTGGTGGCCAGGCTGGCGTTCAACATCGGGCCCAGCCTCCCCAGCCTGATCAAAGCAGGGCCGGCCCTGCTGCTGCAGGAAGTGGGGCACCTGCTGGGCACCATCATGCTGGCGCTCCCCCTGGCCGTCCTGCTCCGGATGGGCAAGGCAACGGTGGGCGCTACGTTCTCCCTTGACCGGGAGCCGTCCTTCGCCATGGTCTCCGAAAAGTACGGCCCCGACTCGGACCAGTACCGCGGAGTGCTGGCCATGTATGTCTTCGGAACGCTGTTCGGCGCCGTGTACATTACGCTGCTCACTTCACTGGTGGCCAACTGGAAGATCTTCGATCCGCTGGCCCTGGCGATGGGCGCCGGCGTGGGATCCGGCTCCATGATGGCGGCGTCCTCGGCGAGTATCATCGCGGCCTACCCGGCGGACCAGGAAGCCATCCTGGGCATGGCGGCGGTGTCCAACCTGATCACCACCATCCTGGGCGTCTACGTAGGCATCTACATCGCGCTGCCGCTTGCGGACCGTTTCTACAAGCTCCTCACCCGCAGGCAGACCCGTGAAGCTGCGGCGGTCACAGCAGGGGCCCCCGCCGAGCGCGGCCTGGCCGACATTGAGCGGGAAGAGGTCCAGGCCGAAGAAAACCGCCGGTTCCGCGAGCGGGTTGCCGAATCCTCCGCAGCCATCAAGCTCCCGCTGTGGCTGTCCCTGTCCGTCCTGACGGTCCTGGGCATCGGCACGGCGTCGGTGGCGGCCAAGGGCTTCAGCCTGACGATCGTCGCCGGGTACGGAATCATGCTGGCACTGGTCCTGGTGAGCGTTGCCCTGGCGAAGGTTACCAAGAAGATTTCGGCGATCGTCTACATCACCACGATCGGCGCCTACATCTCCAGCCCGTGGTTCTTCGGGGCGGAGTCGCTCACAACGGTCATCAAGACGGTCGACTTCCTGTCCATCGCCACGGTGATGCTGACGCTCGCGGGCCTGTCTTTGGGCAAGGACATCCCCTTGCTGAAGAACATCGGCTGGAAGATCATCCCGGTGGGCCTGGTGGCCATCACCGCGTCCTTCCTGCTCTCCACCGTGATAGCGGAGTTCGCCCTCGGGCTCTGGCACTAA